The following proteins are encoded in a genomic region of Liolophura sinensis isolate JHLJ2023 chromosome 7, CUHK_Ljap_v2, whole genome shotgun sequence:
- the LOC135470610 gene encoding QRFP-like peptide receptor: protein MVIDYVCVCYGMCYKPKDLEAWHKLSNTNRTEKNVFQRNPFFMFYLTFVLYLVTALFGTTANILVIVGLLWIMKDKSVVNRFVVSLAAADLFLSVIITPVKLLYLMEVMKYMRITWLCKILLHLRQMAQAEAIVILTIIAFERYYAICHPLKAKFRCSMRRCHILILISWVASLIMTLPTVLAAVIRTMIGLLIVFIVCWGPRLSYNVINVFYLGMLPITRYYADMLVELLANTHSLVNPVMFILFSQ, encoded by the exons ATGGTGATAGACTACGTGTGTGTGTGCTACGGAATGTGCTACAAACCAAAAGACTTAGAGGCTTGGCACAAGCTTTCCAACACCAACAGGACTGAAAAGAATGTGTTCCAGAGAAATCCCTTCTTTATGTTCTACTTGacgtttgttttatatttagtGACGGCACTCTTTGGCACCACAG CTAACATATTGGTCATCGTCGGTTTGCTGTGGATAATGAAGGACAAGTCTGTGGTCAATCGGTTTGTGGTCAGTCTGGCCGCGGCTGATCTCTTCCTGTCCGTGATTATCACACCTGTCAAG TTACTTTACTTGATGGAGGTGATGAAATACATGAGGATAACCTGGCTCTGTAAAATCTTGTTGCACCTGCGCCAGATGGCTCAGGCGGAAGCCATTGTCATTCTTACCATTATAGCATTCGAGAG ATACTACGCTATCTGCCACCCTCTGAAGGCCAAGTTTCGTTGCTCAATGAGGCGATGTCACATCTTGATATTGATCTCATGGGTTGCCTCCCTTATCATGACCTTGCCAACTGTCCTGGCAGCG GTGATCAGAACAATGATTGGTCTGCTGATTGTGTTTATAGTCTGCTGGGGACCTAGACTGAGCTACAACGTTATCAACGTATTTTACTTGGGCATGCTACCTATAACGAGATACTACGCGGACATGTTGGTGGAGTTGTTGGCTAACACCCACAGTCTGGTTAACCCAGTCATGTTCATCCTGTTCTCGCAGTAA